Genomic segment of Aliiroseovarius sp. M344:
TCTCGACGGAGGCAAATCTCGATCGCTCCAATTACAATTTCGATCAAGATCCCAAATTCACTTGCCGCAGAGTGTATCAAGCGTGCGATGAAGTCGTCAGACCTGAGCTCAGGCTCAAGGTCGATGCTGATTGCGGAACAATACTGTTCAAGCAAAGAACGTATCTGGCGACCGTCATCAATCTCATCGAGTTGGTCAAACTGGATGGGAGTGAACCGTCGCCCAAGCTGCGGGTCCAAGTTCAATAGTGTCAGGAGATCTGGTAGTCCGCTCAATATGATACTGACGGGCCAATGCCGATTTTGCATCACCGACTTGAGCGTGTTCACAACCGCCAGCATCTCACGTTCGCTTTGAGAACCCATCAGATCTTGCGCTTCATCGAGGTGAAGAAATATCACTTTGAGCTCGCGTAGATGGCTTTGCACAAGTTCCCAGATAATCCCGGCCGTTCGATCCCGCATTAGGGGATAACCGAGACCGCTCAGACACGAGATTCCAACACCTTTCAAAGTCGCGGGGGATGGAACAAGAAAACTGGCAACATCGGCTGTGTCGTTGCCATCTGCAAGAAGAGACAAAGTCTCACTCTTTCGGAAGAAATGTGCCACGCCAGTCGATTTTCCACTGCCTGAGTTTCCAATCACAGCAAGACCCCTGGCCTCTGGATGAAGGCCTTGCGATATCTCTGCCCGCCTCCGATCTTCGAGATTGCAGATTGCGTCAGACATATCGACAAAACACTTTCGCGGCATGAAACGCCCTCGAAGCTTGGCCAGTTTCACATGAATTTCCGGTGATAATCTTGTGTGTTTGGTCATGGTTAGTCCTCCAATGTCCACTCCGGCTCATCGCCGTCAGTGGGTTTGTTTTGCTTGGATTGTTGGGTGGTGTTTTCCGGTCCTGTAGGGTGCAGCGGCTCTATTTTTTTACCAAAGGGCACGTCACCATCGCCGATAGGCGGTGTCTCCGGATGATGGAAAAGCATGCCGGCGCACAGGTTGTCTTCGAGGTATTCAAGCCGCGCAGCCGTGTATTCGGGATCAATCAAGCCACCAAGTTCGCGGGCCTCATCGACGAGTTTGCGAATTTTCTGGATCGCTCGGTTTCTTTGCGGCAGCGTGAGCTCCGCCTCAGCCGCATACTTTTGCCGCAGCTCACGCATGACGCGGCTCCAATGAGCCATCGAAAGTCCCTCTAGCTCCTCACCGTTCAATGCTGGTGCATCATACCAAACGCGATCAATTTCGACGGAAACGGCACCAATGTTGTCCGGGTCAATTCGAATGCGAACCGGCTTTCCTTTATTGCTTCGGCGAAACTTCATCAGTTCTTTGCAATCATAATGATTGGAGAAAAGCACAACGCCTTGCTTTGACGGCGTGCGAACGTATTCGTAACCGAGCGCAACCCTGCGCGTATGTAGATCAGGCGGCTCGCTGACGTCGTAGGCCTCGACTAACTCTTTCCATCGGCTGGCGGGAGACTGGCCGCCGGGGAGACCACGATGTGGTTGATGGTGATAATGATCGACAACCCAAACAGTCAGGATTCGTGTCAGATCTTCATCGGTAAGAACCGTGCGCTCCTCTGACGGATAGTCGCCCCTCACTATTGGACTATTGAATGTTCGCCCTGGGAGGAGTGGCATAATCTTCCGCGCCATCGTTCCGAACGCGCGTTCGATCCTGCTCCGCAGCTCAGGGATCTTCACCGGTGGGAACAGCATTATCGCGCCAAGTGTATTCACCGATAGGATGAACATATTTGAGCTGAAAGCAGAGCCAGTATCGGTACAGATCAGATGTGGGCTGCCGAAGAAATCCCAAGAGCCTTCCGCCCCGGCAGCGCGCGCAAGCTCAGTTTTGTCAGTTAGAATTTGCGCCAGAATGCGCCTTGCGGCATCACTGTTTGGTTGCGAACAAACTGACAAACCCAAAATGCAACGCGATGCACAGTCGATGGCGACATAGATCCAGCGACGCCCATCGACAGGCATGTCTTTACGAATGTCTTCAGGAAGTTCGTTCCAAATCCCCAGTTGTTGGAATTTTACGCGAACATCGCCTTCCCATTCATCGATTTCGACCCGTTCTAAGGCGTAGAGCAGGTCAAGGCCGCCCGATGAGACTGAATGTTTGTTGCGTGCATGATCGATGCCATCACGCAGAACAGACACTTCGAATGGATCAAGTAGACCTATACGCCGGATAATCGTGCGCTCACATGGAACGCCCAAAAGCTTCTCGCCATTCCTGGCGCGCAGCTTATTTTCCTCAATCAACGCGTCGCGTGTATCTTTTGCGATAACGTTATCTTTGGGGTCTTCTAGATTGATCGACGCTCTGACAAATTTCCGAATGAACTGTTCAGTATCGGCGCAAAAGCCCAAGCTCTTTTCTTTGCCTGTTCGGTACTTTGGAACCAAAACACCGGGATCATATTTGTTTTTTCGCAGCTTCTTATAGAGCTTAAGTAGGGTCTCTGGTGCATGCGGTTTCCTCTGTTGCGGCAATTTGCTACCACCGCGACGGGGGCCACCATCGATGTTTCTAACCGCCTCTTGCGCAAGAAAGACGCCAAGAATGTCGTTCCAGTTTTCCTTGAGGCTGGTGGGCGTCAGGACGATGGCACCAGCGTTTCGAAAGAACTCAAGGTTCATGCATTCCATATAGGTAAAGATTGCCGCATCGCGATCGTTTGGATGCGCATCTCGTAGTG
This window contains:
- a CDS encoding Mu transposase C-terminal domain-containing protein; this encodes MIFNYDPADTFIIFGVAHWCSFQNDKLCIFEPKEKGSGPPKTLTRKEINFLRGSNNWRYLPGPRARERLNRAVKSGSKALRDAHPNDRDAAIFTYMECMNLEFFRNAGAIVLTPTSLKENWNDILGVFLAQEAVRNIDGGPRRGGSKLPQQRKPHAPETLLKLYKKLRKNKYDPGVLVPKYRTGKEKSLGFCADTEQFIRKFVRASINLEDPKDNVIAKDTRDALIEENKLRARNGEKLLGVPCERTIIRRIGLLDPFEVSVLRDGIDHARNKHSVSSGGLDLLYALERVEIDEWEGDVRVKFQQLGIWNELPEDIRKDMPVDGRRWIYVAIDCASRCILGLSVCSQPNSDAARRILAQILTDKTELARAAGAEGSWDFFGSPHLICTDTGSAFSSNMFILSVNTLGAIMLFPPVKIPELRSRIERAFGTMARKIMPLLPGRTFNSPIVRGDYPSEERTVLTDEDLTRILTVWVVDHYHHQPHRGLPGGQSPASRWKELVEAYDVSEPPDLHTRRVALGYEYVRTPSKQGVVLFSNHYDCKELMKFRRSNKGKPVRIRIDPDNIGAVSVEIDRVWYDAPALNGEELEGLSMAHWSRVMRELRQKYAAEAELTLPQRNRAIQKIRKLVDEARELGGLIDPEYTAARLEYLEDNLCAGMLFHHPETPPIGDGDVPFGKKIEPLHPTGPENTTQQSKQNKPTDGDEPEWTLED
- a CDS encoding TniB family NTP-binding protein produces the protein MTKHTRLSPEIHVKLAKLRGRFMPRKCFVDMSDAICNLEDRRRAEISQGLHPEARGLAVIGNSGSGKSTGVAHFFRKSETLSLLADGNDTADVASFLVPSPATLKGVGISCLSGLGYPLMRDRTAGIIWELVQSHLRELKVIFLHLDEAQDLMGSQSEREMLAVVNTLKSVMQNRHWPVSIILSGLPDLLTLLNLDPQLGRRFTPIQFDQLDEIDDGRQIRSLLEQYCSAISIDLEPELRSDDFIARLIHSAASEFGILIEIVIGAIEICLRREETTLGKHHFVAEFLRRTGCANDLNPFVRKNYSAINPRRLLPSSKDVSPDVVPPRKPRKKK